The genomic DNA ccccgtgtctgtctgtctgtcgccgcgtctgtctgtctgtctttctgtttgtttgtttttgtgtgtgtgtctgttttgtctgtgtttttgtgttacTGACGCGCTGGCTCTTAGTGCTTCCTCTCCTGCAGCTGCGATCTTTCTGTAACAGTAGATCATCTCCACCAGCAGCCAGAGCTGCAGCCCAATGATGGACACATACATCATCACCTCTGATACGATAGACGCCATGCCACGTGTGGctgaaaacacacagacacacacacaaaagatcAGTAAATGATATAACACAAGCATCTTTGTATAAAACATGTATCATGGCTAATACCTAAACATCAATCGATCATAGTAAAATGACAATAGTGCCTCTGTTTTCTTGTGTTTTTATGAATTGGTGTAAAGTCCGAGCAGACGCGGCCGCTGGTTTCTCACCTTTGGCCACCACGGTGAGATGAACCTCTTTACTGGTGATGGTGGAGAATTCATAATGCTCATAAGTGAGGACTCGGTTGAAGACGCAGCGATAAATGCCCGAGTCATTGAACGAGACGTTATGGAGGTTGATGGACGCATCCTGCAGGTCGAGTGTGTTCTTACTACCGTGCCACTCCACTCGATCCTGAAAGCGCTCGTCGATGATGTTAGGCATCTCCCCGTCATAAGTGTAAATCTGTCCAtcacaaaacaacaaaacatgcaTCCATCTTACTAAAGTCAAAGATTGATAATAATGAAATGATGATCTATAAGGAGATCCAGAAGAGTCCACAGACAGCATCTGGGACAGGTATCTGTCTGAAAGCATTGAAATCTCAGTAACACCTCTGCATATTTGGACATGCTTTGAGCCACATAACTGagaataaattaaattaaattctgCTCTGTTCCTCACACCTAAACCTCTCTCATATGACTCCAGATGACTTACAGAATACAGAACAAATCACACAGGATACTTTATACTTTTGTAATGGAAAGTAAAGTTAGTGTAAAATATTCCTAAAGCTTTATGATCATCAGACACTCACATGCACAAAGTCTGTTTCTCCTCGAGCTCTGAAGTGCCAGTCAACAGTGGCCTTGGCCTCCACTTCTCCTCGCATCTTGCAGGAAATGCAGCCGAGTTTAAAGATGTGACCGGCCACAGCCTCCGTGTCTGAGTCCACCTCTGCACACGCGCCGCTGCACAGAGACACTttaggaaacacacacacacgtgattGTTTAGATCAAGGACATCTACTGTACTGTCCTTCAGAGACACCAAACACAAATCTCTTTACTAACTTATCAAGCTGATAATCACAGACAAGTATGTCCAAACTTGGAAGATCTCCAGGATCAGAGTTGTGACATCACAGCGCATCTAAATCATGTTTGAATGATGAGACTCACCTGAGAGCGAGCAGAGGACACACAGGACCAGCAGCCGTCGTCTGATAAACAAGTCCATCGTGATGAAAGAGGCTGTGATGACCGAGACCGACTCTAGTTCCCACCACAGTGATGTATCTTCATATCCTGACCATCAGATGAGCTCAAAGAGCTTCAGGAGAGCCCCGACCCACCAATGTGCTGATCCAGCTCAGGACGTACTTTAAAGGCAAATGACTAACCTAGCAGCATCTAACTAGAATTTGAAGATGCCCAGTGTGCAAAAAGAAGCCAGTGGCACGTGT from Misgurnus anguillicaudatus chromosome 20, ASM2758022v2, whole genome shotgun sequence includes the following:
- the scn1bb gene encoding sodium channel, voltage-gated, type I, beta b, whose translation is MDLFIRRRLLVLCVLCSLSVSLCSGACAEVDSDTEAVAGHIFKLGCISCKMRGEVEAKATVDWHFRARGETDFVHIYTYDGEMPNIIDERFQDRVEWHGSKNTLDLQDASINLHNVSFNDSGIYRCVFNRVLTYEHYEFSTITSKEVHLTVVAKATRGMASIVSEVMMYVSIIGLQLWLLVEMIYCYRKIAAAGEEALRASAAEYLAIASESKDNCAGVQVAE